One region of Bombyx mori chromosome 27, ASM3026992v2 genomic DNA includes:
- the ST3 gene encoding sugar transporter protein 3 (The RefSeq protein has 3 substitutions compared to this genomic sequence): MEDKEAPKGDVLLTDSKTVIRFSPIWKQGLAASAPILLTFAAGLTSGFSAILLPQLEIEAGPIPADEETTSWIASMAALPMAPGCLISGWMFERFGRRKSQFIVCAPLLLGWILTAVANNLTLMLCGRFFTGLCVGLIGPLGPVYIGETSEPKYRGFFLAAISLAIALGIIFAHILGTFISWQWTAVICALFPILNIVLLIFVPESPTWLISKGRIEEGSKVYYWLRGYSDEAKDELKGIIDCRLARDAAPVETWKDKVLYFKSPELIKPLIIMIIFFATCQFAGTNAFAFYSIGIIQKAVDTSIDKYVAMFVMDLLRLIASVVACVICKQYGRRPLCFISGGLTTISMVGLSMFLYLKPENMAWIPLSCLMLYICAISIGLVPLPWMMCGEIFPTKVRGLGSGISSAMAFVCFFIVVKTAPGMMTYLGEVFTFSFYGTVAFFGTIILFFALPETKGKSLQEIEEKFKSKKSNDSKV; the protein is encoded by the exons ATGGAAGACAAGGAGGCACCAAAAGGAGACGTGTTGCTGACAGATTCGAAGACTGTGATACGTTTTTCGCCCATATGGAAACag GGCTTAGCCGCATCGGCACCGATTCTGTTAACTTTCGCTGCGGGTTTGACATCCGGCTTCTCGGCCATTTTGCTACCACAGTTGGAGATCGAAGCTGGACCCATTCCGGCAGATGAAGAAACAACGTCATGGATAG cCTCAATGGCTGCACTTCCAATGGCTCCCGGCTGCCTTATATCTGGATGGATGTTTGAAAGATTTGGAAGAAGGACATCTCAATTCATCGTTTGTGCGCCTTTGTTGCTGGGATGGATCCTCACGGCAGTAGCAAATAACCTGACTCTTATGTTATGTGGTAGATTTTTCACAGGACTATGCGTAGGATTGATAGGCCCTTTGGGACCAGTGTATATAGGTGAAACTTCAGAACCGAAATATCGAGGATTCTTCCTCGCTGCGATTTCGCTAGCGATAGCATTAGGCATAATTTTCGCGCATATTCTCGGCACATTTATATCATGGCAGTGGACTGCGGTCATCTGTGCCCTGTTTCCAATATTAAATATAGTCTTACTAATTTTTGTACCAGAAAGTCCCACTTGGTTAATATCGAAAGGTCGCATTGAGGAGGGTTCCAAGGTTTATTACTGGTTAAGAGGATATAGTGATGAAGCGAAAGATGAATTGAAAGGTATAATTGATTGTAGATTAGCAAGGGATGCTGCCCCAGTAGAAACTTGGAAAGACAAAGTGCTTTATTTTAAAAGCCCGGAACTAATTAAGCCATTGCTAATCATGATAATATTCTTTGCCACATGTCAATTCGCCGGTACAAATGCTTTTGCATTTTATTCTATAGGTATTATTCAAAAAGCTGTAGATAaaagtatagataaatatgtcGCAATGTTCGTAATGGATTTGTTGAGGCTGATAGCTTCTGTAGTAGCCTGTGTTATATGCAAACAGTATGGTCGAAGACCTTTATGTTTCATCAGCGGGGGCTTAACAACAATCTCAATGGTAGGACTATCAATGTTTTTATATCTAAAACCCGAAAATATGGCTTGGATACCTCTCTCATGTTTAATGCTCTACATTTGTGCCATTTCAATTGGCTTAGTTCCACTGCCTTGGATGATGTGTGGTGAGATCTTTCCGACTAAAGTTCGAGGATTAGGATCTGGGATTAGTTCGGCTATGGCGTTTGTGTGTTTCTTTATAGTAGTTAAAACTGCACCGGGTATGATGACGTATTTAGGCGAAGTTTTCACTTTCTCGTTTTATGGGACAGTCGCATTCTTtggaacaataatattattctttGCGCTACCAGAGACTAAAGGAAAGAGCCTACAGGAGATAGAAgagaaatttaaaagtaaaaagagTAACGACTCGAAAGTATAA
- the ST3 gene encoding sugar transporter protein 3 isoform X1 codes for MVEPVAADKPKDEGSPNVIENEPDIADINQENQTAGGNFETKENYKKNLRISSSNGLELMEDKEAPKGDVLLTDSKTVIRFSPIWKQGLAASAPILLTFAAGLTSGFSAILLPQLEIEAGPIPADEETTSWIASMAALPMAPGCLISGWMFERFGRRTSQFIVCAPLLLGWILTAVANNLTLMLCGRFFTGLCVGLIGPLGPVYIGETSEPKYRGFFLAAISLAIALGIIFAHILGTFISWQWTAVICALFPILNIVLLIFVPESPTWLISKGRIEEGSKVYYWLRGYSDEAKDELKGIIDCRLARDAAPVETWKDKVLYFKSPELIKPLLIMIIFFATCQFAGTNAFAFYSIGIIQKAVDKSIDKYVAMFVMDLLRLIASVVACVICKQYGRRPLCFISGGLTTISMVGLSMFLYLKPENMAWIPLSCLMLYICAISIGLVPLPWMMCGEIFPTKVRGLGSGISSAMAFVCFFIVVKTAPGMMTYLGEVFTFSFYGTVAFFGTIILFFALPETKGKSLQEIEEKFKSKKSNDSKV; via the exons ATGGTAGAACCAGTGGCCGCTGATAAGCCAAAGGATGAAGGATCCCCGAATGTAATAGAAAATGAACCAGATATAGCTGATATAAATCAGGAAAACCAAACAGCGGGTGGAAATTTTGAAACGAAGGAGAATTATAAGAAGAATCTGCGCATATCAAGCAGCAATGGACTGGAATTAATGGAAGACAAGGAGGCACCAAAAGGAGACGTGTTGCTGACAGATTCGAAGACTGTGATACGTTTTTCGCCCATATGGAAACag GGCTTAGCCGCATCGGCACCGATTCTGTTAACTTTCGCTGCGGGTTTGACATCCGGCTTCTCGGCCATTTTGCTACCACAGTTGGAGATCGAAGCTGGACCCATTCCGGCAGATGAAGAAACAACGTCATGGATAG cCTCAATGGCTGCACTTCCAATGGCTCCCGGCTGCCTTATATCTGGATGGATGTTTGAAAGATTTGGAAGAAGGACATCTCAATTCATCGTTTGTGCGCCTTTGTTGCTGGGATGGATCCTCACGGCAGTAGCAAATAACCTGACTCTTATGTTATGTGGTAGATTTTTCACAGGACTATGCGTAGGATTGATAGGCCCTTTGGGACCAGTGTATATAGGTGAAACTTCAGAACCGAAATATCGAGGATTCTTCCTCGCTGCGATTTCGCTAGCGATAGCATTAGGCATAATTTTCGCGCATATTCTCGGCACATTTATATCATGGCAGTGGACTGCGGTCATCTGTGCCCTGTTTCCAATATTAAATATAGTCTTACTAATTTTTGTACCAGAAAGTCCCACTTGGTTAATATCGAAAGGTCGCATTGAGGAGGGTTCCAAGGTTTATTACTGGTTAAGAGGATATAGTGATGAAGCGAAAGATGAATTGAAAGGTATAATTGATTGTAGATTAGCAAGGGATGCTGCCCCAGTAGAAACTTGGAAAGACAAAGTGCTTTATTTTAAAAGCCCGGAACTAATTAAGCCATTGCTAATCATGATAATATTCTTTGCCACATGTCAATTCGCCGGTACAAATGCTTTTGCATTTTATTCTATAGGTATTATTCAAAAAGCTGTAGATAaaagtatagataaatatgtcGCAATGTTCGTAATGGATTTGTTGAGGCTGATAGCTTCTGTAGTAGCCTGTGTTATATGCAAACAGTATGGTCGAAGACCTTTATGTTTCATCAGCGGGGGCTTAACAACAATCTCAATGGTAGGACTATCAATGTTTTTATATCTAAAACCCGAAAATATGGCTTGGATACCTCTCTCATGTTTAATGCTCTACATTTGTGCCATTTCAATTGGCTTAGTTCCACTGCCTTGGATGATGTGTGGTGAGATCTTTCCGACTAAAGTTCGAGGATTAGGATCTGGGATTAGTTCGGCTATGGCGTTTGTGTGTTTCTTTATAGTAGTTAAAACTGCACCGGGTATGATGACGTATTTAGGCGAAGTTTTCACTTTCTCGTTTTATGGGACAGTCGCATTCTTtggaacaataatattattctttGCGCTACCAGAGACTAAAGGAAAGAGCCTACAGGAGATAGAAgagaaatttaaaagtaaaaagagTAACGACTCGAAAGTATAA